A genomic region of Megalobrama amblycephala isolate DHTTF-2021 linkage group LG6, ASM1881202v1, whole genome shotgun sequence contains the following coding sequences:
- the LOC125269734 gene encoding uncharacterized protein LOC125269734, whose translation MYHIVEFVNSKEVEVVHSNWLEGGESFWPPFVSLAKLRRATKDGVMPGADWTRFRVRVMYSHDVYEIACAKLLEATITSDLNTEDEDNRPEYMKRKNRGCKRIVSSSEEEEEEQGRTAALRAPTKKKTYTQLAPAPCIPSLGALGEWSQPAGQGFWSPGHISETTVDPPSDANNSAASPRASPLSANITALSPPPWSPVSTTNSLSATPTDTPTHAAAGRSQTSGQTGFQLTPQVYDTQHRSSREAVPTAIAKEILIQLDSIREQQLLILVQLQKISSSQAVPDFTPDPTHFGLPLSTIEELQCLEETLKNPEEKKNLTVLLGMVGGMTLKDTVGRVLKRTMNSSLARLINWSGANRKPAFKGLTLKSVVLDAVRRNALTKDNTEKEIELLITRWLQLASDRDGGRSQRANRQTMN comes from the exons ATGTATCATATCGTGGAGTTTGTCAATTCAAAGGAGGTTGAAGTTGTCCACTCTAATTGGCTGGAAGGAGGCGAAAGTTTCTGGCCCCCTTTTGTATCTCTTGCAAAGCTCCGTAGGGCAACTAAAGATGGGGTGATGCCAGGTGCTGACTGGACTCGATTCAGAGTCCGTGTGATGTATTCACATG ACGTGTATGAGATTGCCTGTGCAAAGCTGCTAGAGGCAACAATTACCTCTGATCTAAATACTGAAGATGAGGACAACAGGCCAGAGTACATGAAGAGAAAGAATAG aGGTTGTAAAAGAATTGTAAGCAGCagtgaagaggaggaagaggagcaggGAAGGACCGCTGCACTTCGTGCCCCAACCAAAAAGAAAACTTACACTCAACTTGCACCAGCCCCCTGCATCCCATCTCTTGGTG CTCTAGGTGAATGGAGTCAGCCAGCTGGTCAAGGTTTTTGGTCCCCAGGCCATATTTCAGAGACCACAGTGGATCCCCCTTCTGATGCAAACAACTCGGCAGCAA GTCCGCGGGCTTCTCCCCTTTCAGCGAACATCACAGCGCTTAGTCCACCACCGTGGTCTCCAGTCTCCACTACCAACAGCCTGAGTGCTACACCTACAGACACCCCAACCCATGCAGCAGCTGGCAGAAGTCAGACATCAGGCCAAACTGGATTTCAA cTCACACCACAAGTATATGACACACAACACAGGTCTTCTCGGGAGGCTGTGCCTACAG CAATTGCTAAGGAGATCCTCATCCAGCTCGATTCTATTAGAGAGCAGCAGTTGCTCATCCTGGTGCAGCTCCAAAAAATCTCCAGCAGTCAAGCAGTTCCAGACTTCACGCCAGACCCAACACATTTTGGGCTCCCACTTTCAACTATTGAGGAGCTACAATGTTTGGAGGAGACATTAAAGAATCCAGAGGAGAAGAAGAATTTG ACTGTTCTTCTTGGAATGGTCGGAGGCATGACTCTTAAAGACACAGTGGGGCGGGTCCTGAAAAGAACAATGAACTCTTCACTGGCGAGACTCATTAATTGGAGCGGGGCCAACCGAAAGCCTGCATTCAAAGGGCTCACTTTGAAAAGTGTGGTTCTTG ATGCAGTCCGCCGGAATGCCCTGACCAAAGATAATACAGAAAAGGAGATAGAGCTCCTCATCACCAGGTGGCTGCAGCTAGCATCTGATAGGGATGGTGGCCGAAGCCAGAGGGCGAATAGACAGACAATGAATTAA